In a single window of the Tiliqua scincoides isolate rTilSci1 chromosome 15, rTilSci1.hap2, whole genome shotgun sequence genome:
- the PEX11B gene encoding peroxisomal membrane protein 11B yields MDSWVQFSAQSQAKERLFRAAQYACTLLGYALQKNGAGPDFIARIKQLEAHLSLGRKLFRLGNSADALEAAKRAIHLSDRVLRLCVTVSHLNRAMYFACDNVLWAGKSGLIPHMDQEKWSQRSFRYYLFALIMNLTRDAYEVRLLMEREGSGKCQKGGGGDDGRTLWKDARRQQLALRLKLQLHLLGRVLWSNPPLLLDLVKNACDIFIPLDKLGLYKTGPGFVGLCGLTSSVLSILAIVYPWLKLKP; encoded by the exons ATGGACTCCTGGGTGCAGTTCAGCGCCCAGAGCCAGGCCAAGGAGCGGCTCTTCAG GGCTGCCCAGTACGCCTGCACCCTGCTGGGCTACGCGCTGCAGAAGAACGGGGCCGGCCCTGATTTCATCGCCAGGATCAAGCAGCTGGAGGCTCACCTGAGTCTGGGGCGCAAAT TGTTCCGGCTGGGGAACTCAGCAGATGCCCTAGAAGCAGCCAAGCGGGCCATCCACCTCTCAGACAGGGTCCTCCGCTTATGTGTCACCGTGAGCCACCTGAATAGGGCCATGTACTTTGCCTGCGACAATGTCCTGTGGGCAGGGAAGTCGGGCCTCATCCCCCACATGGACCAGGAGAAGTGGAGCCAGCGGTCGTTCAG GTATTACCTCTTTGCACTGATCATGAACCTGACTCGGGACGCCTACGAGGTCCGGCTCCTGATGGAGCGCGAGGGCAGCGGGAAGTGCCAGAAAGGTGGCGGCGGAGACGACGGACGCACACTGTGGAAGGACGCCCGGCGCCAACAGCTGGCCCTGAGGCTGAAGctgcagctgcacctgttggGGCGCGTGCTGTGGAGCAACCCGCCTCTGCTCCTGGACCTGGTGAAAAACGCCTGTGACATTTTCATCCCCTTGGACAAGCTGGGCCTGTACAAGACCGGCCCGGGATTTGTGGGGCTCTGTGGCCTGACGTCCTCGGTCCTCTCCATCCTGGCCATTGTCTACCCCTGGCTGAAGCTGAAGCCTTGA
- the LIX1L gene encoding LIX1-like protein, with protein sequence MEALRVQRLQPGVGLAGGTLRSLRPGVTAGAPPPPPPPPPLPLGLGLGPPPPPPPPLLLPAAGGAQAQAAGGPPAVLREAVEAVVRSFARHTQGYGRVNVVEALQEFWQMKQSRGADLKNGALVVYEMVPSNSPPYICYVTLPGGSCFGSFQFCPTKAEARRSAAKIALMNSVFNEHPSRRITDEFIEKSVSEALASFNGNREEADNPSTGIGAFRFMLESNKGKSMLEFQELMTVFQLLHWNGSLKAMRERQCSRQEVLAHYSHRALDDDIRNQMAMDWVSREQNIPGALSRELASTDRELDEARLAGKELRFHKEKKDILMLAAGQLGNMHSSNC encoded by the exons ATGGAGGCGCTGCGCGTGCAGCGGCTGCAGCCGGGCGTGGGCCTCGCGGGGGGGACGCTGCGCTCGCTGCGGCCCGGAGTCACCGCgggggcgccgccgccgccccccccgccgcccccccTGCCGCTGGGCCTGGGCCTGggcccgcccccgccccccccgccGCCCCTGCTGCTGCCCGCCGCGGGGGGCGCCCAGGCCCAGGCCGCGGGGGGGCCGCCCGCCGTGCTGCGGGAGGCCGTGGAAGCCGTCGTCAGGAGCTTCGCCCGGCACACGCAGGGCTACGGCCGCG TCAATGTTGTGGAAGCTCTTCAGGAGTTCTGGCAGATGAAGCAGTCGCGCGGCGCGGACTTGAAGAACGGTGCTCTAGTGGTGTATGAGATGGTCCCGTCCAACAGCCCCCCTTACATCTGCTACGTCACCCTGCCTGGGGGGAGCTGCTTTGGCAGTTTTCAG ttTTGCCCCACCAAAGCCGAAGCCAGAAGGAGCGCGGCCAAAATTGCACTGATGAATTCAGTCTTTAATGAGCACCCGTCCCGGAGAATCACCGATGAGTTTATTGAGAAAAGTGTCTCGGAGGCGTTGGCGTCTTTCAAT GGCAACAGAGAAGAAGCTGACAATCCAAGCACGGGAATTGGTGCTTTCCGCTTCATGCTGGAGTCCAACAAAGGGAAGTCGATGTTGGAATTCCAG GAGCTGATGACCGTcttccagctgctgcactggAACGGCAGCCTCAAGGCCATGCGTGAGAGGCAGTGCTCGCGACAG gaggtgttggctcACTACTCTCACCGTGCCCTGGACGACGACATCCGGAACCAGATGGCCATGGACTGGGTTAGCCGGGAGCAGAACATTCCAGGTGCCCTCTCCAGGGAACTGGCCTCCACTGACCGGGAGCTGGATGAAGCCCGGCTGGCGGGAAAGGAGCTGCGATTCCACAAGGAGAAGAAAGACATCTTGATGTTAGCTGCCGGCCAACTGGGGAACATGCACTCTTCCAACTGCTAA
- the LOC136635296 gene encoding ras-related and estrogen-regulated growth inhibitor-like protein, with the protein MLVQLRTALQQAGKMTEGSLPKLEANILVIGAEKVGKSALTVRYLTRRFIGEYGNIESIYTHNVKMGSREVSFSIWDSTCPQVTNFQRRMDEKQVRWADGFVVVYSICDRGSFHVAHQLLQRIQQLKRSGAEKVPLILVGNKRDLQHWRTVSSEEGRLLALSTGSGFFEISTADTYHGALVVFHELLDMVRDSRSATKKAIGIRGIMRSMSAVFGRRRTE; encoded by the exons ATGTTGGTGCAATTGAGGACGGCTCTCCAGCAAGCTGGGAAGATGACTGAAGGCTCCCTGCCCAAACTGGAAGCCAACATCCTGGTCATCGGAGCCGAGAAAGTGGGCAAGTCTG CTTTGACAGTTCGCTACCTGACGCGACGGTTTATTGGCGAATACGGGAATATTG AGTCCATTTATACCCACAATGTGAAGATGGGGAGCCGGGAGGTTTCTTTCAGCATCTGGGACTCCACCTGCCCACAG GTGACCAACTTCCAGCGCCGCATGGACGAGAAGCAGGTCCGCTGGGCTGACGGTTTCGTCGTCGTGTACAGCATCTGCGACCGGGGCAGCTTCCACGTTGCCCACCAACTGCTCCAGCGAATCCAGCAGCTGAAAAGAAGCGGGGCCGAAAAGGTGCCTCTTATTCTGGTGGGGAACAAGCGGGACTTGCAGCACTGGCGTACGGTCTCCAGCGAGGAAGGCCGACTGTTGGCCCTTTCCACCGGCTCGGGCTTCTTTGAGATCTCCACCGCCGACACCTACCACGGGGCTTTGGTGGTCTTCCACGAACTCCTTGACATGGTGCGGGACTCTCGAAGCGCCACCAAAAAGGCCATTGGCATCCGCGGAATCATGCGGAGTATGTCGGCCGTTTTTGGCCGGAGACGGACTGAATGA
- the TMEM179B gene encoding transmembrane protein 179B — MARPSALLLLELAVQAAAFLCGVISASALTVTQGKFGGHCILYGAVLYNGTLSFSSTSHVSTCYFVSAISMLAAVLSFSALLYGIYSCCVGEGQSERMWLKGSLALSGSVLFFLLISACILRVGMDALCSSILKAVAAISCQEAQHRSWVRPYDAKKFYDNLYTAEAAAWVNFFFWCLILLLLVRECVGGVPSQPLWGSGSARTNETTPILGDGRPEP; from the exons ATGGCGCGTCCgtcggcgctgctgctgctggagctggcCGTGCAGGCTGCAGCCTTCCTGTGCGGGGTCATCTCCGCCTCCGCCCTCACCGTCACCCAG GGGAAGTTTGGGGGGCACTGCATCCTATACGGGGCAGTGCTTTACAACGGGACGCTGAGTTTCAGCAGCACCAGCCACGTCTCCACCTGCTACTTCGTTTCAGCCATCTCTATGCTGGCCGCCGTCCTCTCTTTCTCAGCCCTGCTCTACGGAATCTACAGTTGTTGTGTTGGCGAAGGACAGTC GGAACGCATGTGGCTCAAAGGATCCTTGGCTCTCTCTGGCAGCGTCCTCTTCTTCTTGCTCATCTCGGCTTGCATCCTTCGGGTTGGGATGGATGCGCTCTGTTCCTCCATCCTGAAAGCCGTAGCCGCCATCAG CTGTCAAGAAGCTCAGCACCGATCCTGGGTCCGTCCGTATGACGCCAAGAAATTCTACGACAACCTGTACACTGCAGAG GCAGCTGCTTGGGTGAATTTTTTCTTCTGGTGCTTGATTTTGCTCCTCCTGGTCAGAGAGTGTGTTGGTGGAGTCCCCTCCCAACCTCTCTGGGGTAGCGGTTCTGCACGGACTAATGAGACAACGCCTATTTTGGGGGATGGAAGACCAGAGCCTTGA